The sequence below is a genomic window from Flavobacterium lipolyticum.
GATTCTGTTTTTTAATTTTCTGCGCCTTTTCTTCTTCGGCAGCCTTCACAGCAGGTTTTACCTTTTTCGGCCCTTGAGCACGTTTTGCCATAGGAGGTTTTGGCTTGTTAGAGTTTGGTCTTGAGCTATTTGGTCTCGAACCGCCTCTTTTATTATTGCCTTCCTTATTGTTCATAAATTCTGTAATTTGTGCAAAGATAGTTTATTCTTGCTAAATAATCCTAAGTTCATTGTTCTTAGATTGATAGCTGTTGTTTTTTAGAGTTATAAGAGTGTTACAATTGTCTTTTTTTAAGCATTTTGAAAGTTACACTATGAAGATTTTACACGGTGAAAGCAAAGCAAAGGGCAAAAATGAGCTATTAAACCGTTAAGATTTTAGTAATAAATTTTTTCCATGCCATAAGACAGTTGGATTAATTAATACGATGCAAAATACTCCCGAAACAATCAGGAATTTTAAGACATTGTGTAATAGTAAAAATTGTTCCTTAGAGTTTGATTTCCATAAATAAATCAGGAAAAATAGCAATACGCCAAAACAGACATAAAAGTAAATGTCCATATAACCCACATCGTAAATGTTGATTAAAATGTAAACCGGAACCACTGTCAGGATCGTTAAAACTGTAATGATTTGTTTGGAAACCGTTTCGTTGTAAAGAATTGGGATTGTTCTGTAATTGTTAGCTAAATCACCTTTGAGATTTTCCAGATCTTTTATCATTTCCCGAATGAGCAACAATAAAAACAAGAAAATCGCGTGAGATGAAATAACCATGAAATGACTCATGTGATTCTCGATTTCTTCAAACGAAATTTTGTTGTAGAAATATAACAGGATAGCAAAGAATGGAACTACTGCCAGGAAGGCCGCACAGAGATTACCAACAATAGGGTATTTTTTTATTTTATGAGAGTAGAGCCAAATGAGGAAAATGTATGCCGAAAAGAATAGAAAAGCACGCCAGGATACAATCAGCGCCATTAAGGCCGCAATGAAGTTGAGTGTAAAATAAACGGATAGTTTTGTTTTTTGACTGACTAATCTGTCTAACATTGATTTGTTAGGTCTGTTGATTAAATCTTTTTGGCTGTCGTAGAAATTATTGATAATATAACCTGAAGCAATAGTGATTGCGGAAGCAAAAACGATTAAAAATAAATTGAAATCCAACAAAATATCCAGTGCTCTTTTTTCCGGTGCCAGTATAAAAATAGAGGATAAGTATTGAGCCAAAACAATAATCGGGATGTTATAGCCTCTCACTACGGAGAACAAACTAACAATTTTCATTACTAAAAGTTTGTGCTGTCTGCTTAACATTTTTTGAGTTTGGTTTCAGGTTTTAATTCTAGACTTGTTTTTAGGTTCTCCTTCTGCAAAACATAAATAGGCTCCCTGCGAATTTGAAGCATCAGGAGCCGAAAAGGAAAAGTTGTGATCCTGTTGCAGAGCAGATAAAGACAATGACAGCAGCTTCTTCAATAATCAATGCTGAAAACTTTACTTTCGTGTAGTGAACAGTGATTTTTTGAACAATATTAAATCCTTTTTCTAAAAGTATCGCTAATAAAATTAAAGGTGTTAAAAATAGAATTCCTCCTGAAAAAGTCGCTTTGATAATCTTTAAAATACGATTCATAAGTTTAAACTTTTAAGGTCTATTTAAAGAAAGCGAGTTTTAAAAGACAGGATTTAGAATTGATAAACGACTTCTAATTTATAATCTTTTAAAGATGCTTTGGCACGTTCCAAATCCTCGGTAAAGCCCAGAATATAACCGCCTCCTCCTGAACCGCAAAGTTTCAGATAGTAGTCGTTCGTATCAATTCCGTTTTGCCAGATCCCATGAAATTGTTCCGGAATCATTGGTTTGAAGTTGTTTAGAACGACTTTTGATAGCTTTTTAGTATTGGTAAACAACGATTTCATGTCACCATGTAAAAAGTTTTCTACACAAGCATCGGTATATTTTACAAACTGATTTTTAAGCATAGTACGGAAGCCTTTGTCTTTCAGGCTTTCCATGAAAATGTTAACCATCGGAGCGGTTTCGCCTACAATTCCTGAATCTAATAAAAATACAGCCCCTTTTCCATCAAAACTCTGAGTTGGAATTCCGGTTGCTTCAATGTTATCTTTCGAATTGATTAAAATAGGAATGCTTAAATAACTGTTTAAAGGATCTAAACCAGAGCTTTTTCCGTGGAAGAAACTTTCCATTTGAGCGAAAATATTCTTTAATTGTAATAGTTTTTCGCGAGTCAGATTTTCTAAAACGGTGATCTTATGAGTAGCATATTTGTCATAAATTGCAGCAACAAGTGCACCACTGCTTCCCACTCCGTATCCTTGTGGAATACTGGAATCGAAATACATTCCGGTTTCTACATCATTCTTTAAAGCCGTCAAATCAAAAGCAACCAAATCCGGCTGTTCTGTTTGTAAAGTTTCAAGATAAGCTGCAAAACGTTTTAAGCTTGCGTTGGATGCCATTGCTTCTGCCGAAGGTTCTTCGGTTTTTTTCAAAGCACCGTTGTAAAAATTATAAGGAATAGAAAGTCCTTTAGAGTCGCGGATGATTCCGTATTCTCCAAAGAGTAATATTTTTGAGTAAAATAAGGGTCCTTTCATAATTGAAAATGAATAATTAACAATTGATAATTATATGTTTTTAGAAGTTTTTAGGATACTCGTAAGTAATCTTAATAACTCACTGATTTTAGGTTTAATATTTTGAAATTCGATATCAGAAAGATATTTTGTTTCATACAGCAAATCTAACCAATATTCTGTTTCGTTTGCTTCTTTTAATGAAATAGACAACTTATGAATAAAATCTGCTTTACTTTGGGCATGTTCAGATTCTCTTACATTTGCACCAATCGATGTTCCTGCACGCAACATTTGTTTAGATAATACAAATTCTTTTTTCTCGCTTAGAGTTTTGTAAAGATTTACAATTTCAATTGCAAAAGCAAAGGACTTATCTTTTATAACGTTTTTCTTTTCCATAAAGTTACTAATTATTAATTGACAATTGTTAATTATCAATTAATAAAGCACCATCTCCAATTTCGTCGCAAATGTACTGACCATTCTGACAAAATACAACTAATTCGTCCTGAATAAATTGTAGCACTTTATCGCTAACGTTTTCGGGATAGAGAACATGAACATTTGCTCCGGCATCAAGTGTAAAGCAAACCGGAATCTGAGTCTCATTTCGGAACTTCCAGATGGCATTAATGATTTGCAAGGTGTTCGGTTTCATTAAAATATAGTAGGGCATAGAAGTCATCATCATGGCATGTAATGTCAATGCTTCACTTTCAACTACTTTTATAAATTCGTTCAGATTACCGCTTTCAAAAATGGTAATTAACTGATCCAGATTTTCATGTGCCTGAGCAAAACGTCTTTCGGCATAGGGATGATTGTGCATTAAATCATGTCCAACAGTACTGGAAACTTGTTTTTCACCTTTATCAACCAGTAAAATGGTATCCTGATAGTTGTTGAAATTTTCGTGAACGGTATAAGGGAATTCAACCCCATATAAATCCGAACTTCCTTTAATATTTGCCTGATTTCCCCAAGCTACCAGATTTCCTTTTACACTTCTGCAGGCACTTCCGGATCCCAAACGGGCTAAAAAAGAAGCTTTCTGGTAAAAATAGCCTTCTGTCATTTCAGGATTTAATACTTTCTCTAAACTCATAAAGTTCATTGCTAAAGCTGCCATTCCAGAAGCCGATGAAGCAATTCCTGAACTGTGTGGAAAGGTATTTTGAGTATCGATAGTAAAATGATACTCTTTCAGAAAAGGTAAATAGATTTCAATTCGTTCCAGAAACTTTTGAATTTTTGGTTTGAAGTCTTCTTTTGGTTTTCCTTCAAAAAGTAAATCAAACGAGAAATTACTTGCGGGAGAACTTTCTCTTTTCGAAAAAGCAAGCTTAGTAATCGTTTTACAATTTTTAAGGGTAAAACTTACTGAAGGATTTGCCGGAATCTGATTGTCTTTTTTCCCCCAGTATTTTACTAACGCAATATTGCTGGGTGCGCTCCATTCAAAATTTCCTTTTTCGATGGATGAAGTATAAGTATTAGGAATAAAATCAGCTGCTGTAAACATGAACTATAAAATTTTGGCAAAGATAGTTTTTAAAATATTGCGTCATATAAGTTCTGTTGGAAAATGTAAGTCAAGCACCAACTAATAACAAACTGAAGGGCAGTTATAGGATTTACGCCTTCTTTTTGATTATTTTTGGTGAAAAATCATAGTAAAATGAACAAGGCAGCCAAAATTGCAATTGCATTAGTTATTTGTTTAATGGTAGGGTATTCTGCAAGTATAGTGACAAGACCAAGTGTTGAAACATGGTATCCTACTCTTATAAAACCTCCTTTTAATCCGCCTAATTGGATTTTTATGCCGGTTTGGACACTGCTTTATATTTTGATGGCGGTTGCAGCAGGACTGGTTTGGGATAAAATAAAAGAGCAGAAAGAGACGGTGAAAATGGCCTTAGGTTTCTTCATAATTCAGCTGACGTTAAACGCGATCTGGTCTTACTTGTTCTTCGAATTAAAGAACCCAATGCTAGCCCTAATCGAAATTGTACTTTTATGGCTGATGATTTATGAAACGTATTTGAAATTCGTTAAAATCAATAAAATTGCCGGATATTTATTGATTCCGTATATGGTTTGGGTAGCATTTGCTGCAGTTTTAAATGCCAGTATCTGGTGGTTGAATTGATAGGTTATAGTTTCAGGTTACAAGCTTTTTTTGTTTCAAGTTAATTCTATGATAAATCTGCTTTATGAATAAATTTAAGCTCTCCCTAGTAGTTTTGTTTTTAATCTCATTTAAGTGTTTTGCCTGCTTGAATGGTGAAACGAAAACATTAAAAAACGGATATTTAATTTACATTGATTATAAAGGAATTGTTCCTCATGGTCATAATTTTGACGCAGGAGTTTCTTCCCAGTTGCTTTTTGAACTGGATAGTATTTATAAAAAGACAAAGGATATAGATTATTTGTCTGATAAAGGGTATGTTTTAATTGTTTTAAAAAAGTATGAGGAAGCATTAAAATTATATCTAAGTATTGAAAAGATTAAGCCAAATCGATATTCTACAGCATCGAATCTTGGAACGCTTTACGAATTAATGGGAGAAAATGAGAAAGCTTATGATTGGATTAAGAAGTCAATTCAGATTAATTCCGAATCTCATGAAGGATCAGAATGGATACATTTGAAAATATTAGAGACTAAGATTAAGAATTTAAACAATGTTTCGGGGGAATTTTTAATAGGTACAAGTTTTGGTACAGATGAAATCCCTAAAAGTAATTTGTCAAAATCTGAATTAGAGAGATTAAGTAAATCTATTTATTATCAGTTGAATGAACGAATAACCTTTCTAAAACCAAAGGACAGAATAATTTCGATCTTGCTTTTCGAATTGGCTAATATTGTCAAAATAATTGAGAAGAATAAAACAGCAATTGAAATATATGAACAAGCAAAAGAGTATGGATTAGATGATGAATTGATTAATAAAAGGCTGCAATATTGCTACAAATTCGAGATTGATTATTGTGAGGATCGAAATTTAAGACTTTATGATGCAAATCATGATTTAAGAGATAAAATGAATGGGATCGATAGAGATTATGTAAATCAAATCGAAATACTGTTAATTATTCTATCAATTGTTTTGGCAATTTTAATAATTGCTTTGGCCGTTTTTTATACTAAATGGAAGAGTTTAAGAGATTACATTTTTCTGAATGATTCAAAAACGGATGCTTAGTTCTGACTCTCCGTTTTTAGCTTTTTGAACATCTCATTTTTGGCATACATGAAATCCATTGTAATTAGAATGTTGCTGTTTTCCAAAAGGTTTTTAGATCTGGGATCAGCATCACAAAATTCAATAAACAGCTCTTTCTCTTCTGGTTTTAAGTTTAAATTTTTGATAAAAAAATCATCGGGAATTGATGCTGCTACGAGTTTTTTGAAATCAGTTTTCGGAGTTTTAGTTTTGACAGGTTTATCATCTTCTGTTTTAAATAAACTAACTAAATCTTTGCCAAGTCTTGCAAAATCAGTCCCGTTTGTAATAGTTCCGTTGTAAACACCAGTATATTTTTCTAAAGAGCCAGCATCTTTTGCCAATTTTATATCGTCTATATTTTGCTGAGAGGTTTTTACCCGGTCAAATTTGATATTGGTAATAACGACTTCGTTTAATTCTTCCGGTTTTATAATCATATTTACGGTGATGTTGTTCTGATCGATGTGTTCTTGGGTTATTTTTAGCCTGGTGAAAAAATAATCTTTGGAAAAAAACAGTAAACTATCCCGGCTTTTGACTAAAATTGAAAACTCTCCCAAATTATTGGTCCTCGTACTTGTTTGGCCTGTTTTGTTAATGACTTCTACTTTATTTAGCGGATTGTTATTGGACATCACTTTTCCATGAAGTACTTTTTCTGATTGTGAAACAGAGAGCTGATAGGTGAAAAAGGAAATGGTGGTAAGTAGTTTTACTTTCATTTGAGACGTTTTGTAATCTTTTTTAATTTTTAGGGTCTGTTTTCAGTTTCTGGAATTCGATATTTTTGATATATAGAAAATCCATTGTGGTCAGTATATTTGGATCTTGTAAAAGCATTTTAGATTTCGGATCAACATCGCAGAATTTAATGAAAATTTCTTTTTCTTCAGGTTTTAGCTTTAAATCGTTGGTAAAAAATCCGGGAGGACAGGAAGCAGCGACCAGTTTTTTAAAGCGCTCGTCATTTTCAATCTTTTTCTTTTTCTTAGTTGGAAGGGCTATATTGTAGTTAAGCGCATTTTTGATTCTTCCGTCATTAATATTCAGGTAGCGTTGAATTAAGTCATTGGCCTGTTTGTCGTTTTTGACTTGGTTTGCAGCTTCTACACTATAAGTGATTTTGGGAAGTTTGTTGTTTATGATAACAATATT
It includes:
- a CDS encoding geranylgeranylglycerol-phosphate geranylgeranyltransferase, producing the protein MLSRQHKLLVMKIVSLFSVVRGYNIPIIVLAQYLSSIFILAPEKRALDILLDFNLFLIVFASAITIASGYIINNFYDSQKDLINRPNKSMLDRLVSQKTKLSVYFTLNFIAALMALIVSWRAFLFFSAYIFLIWLYSHKIKKYPIVGNLCAAFLAVVPFFAILLYFYNKISFEEIENHMSHFMVISSHAIFLFLLLLIREMIKDLENLKGDLANNYRTIPILYNETVSKQIITVLTILTVVPVYILINIYDVGYMDIYFYVCFGVLLFFLIYLWKSNSKEQFLLLHNVLKFLIVSGVFCIVLINPTVLWHGKNLLLKS
- a CDS encoding mevalonate kinase family protein, whose product is MKGPLFYSKILLFGEYGIIRDSKGLSIPYNFYNGALKKTEEPSAEAMASNASLKRFAAYLETLQTEQPDLVAFDLTALKNDVETGMYFDSSIPQGYGVGSSGALVAAIYDKYATHKITVLENLTREKLLQLKNIFAQMESFFHGKSSGLDPLNSYLSIPILINSKDNIEATGIPTQSFDGKGAVFLLDSGIVGETAPMVNIFMESLKDKGFRTMLKNQFVKYTDACVENFLHGDMKSLFTNTKKLSKVVLNNFKPMIPEQFHGIWQNGIDTNDYYLKLCGSGGGGYILGFTEDLERAKASLKDYKLEVVYQF
- a CDS encoding four helix bundle protein is translated as MEKKNVIKDKSFAFAIEIVNLYKTLSEKKEFVLSKQMLRAGTSIGANVRESEHAQSKADFIHKLSISLKEANETEYWLDLLYETKYLSDIEFQNIKPKISELLRLLTSILKTSKNI
- a CDS encoding diphosphomevalonate/mevalonate 3,5-bisphosphate decarboxylase family protein: MFTAADFIPNTYTSSIEKGNFEWSAPSNIALVKYWGKKDNQIPANPSVSFTLKNCKTITKLAFSKRESSPASNFSFDLLFEGKPKEDFKPKIQKFLERIEIYLPFLKEYHFTIDTQNTFPHSSGIASSASGMAALAMNFMSLEKVLNPEMTEGYFYQKASFLARLGSGSACRSVKGNLVAWGNQANIKGSSDLYGVEFPYTVHENFNNYQDTILLVDKGEKQVSSTVGHDLMHNHPYAERRFAQAHENLDQLITIFESGNLNEFIKVVESEALTLHAMMMTSMPYYILMKPNTLQIINAIWKFRNETQIPVCFTLDAGANVHVLYPENVSDKVLQFIQDELVVFCQNGQYICDEIGDGALLIDN
- a CDS encoding TspO/MBR family protein, coding for MNKAAKIAIALVICLMVGYSASIVTRPSVETWYPTLIKPPFNPPNWIFMPVWTLLYILMAVAAGLVWDKIKEQKETVKMALGFFIIQLTLNAIWSYLFFELKNPMLALIEIVLLWLMIYETYLKFVKINKIAGYLLIPYMVWVAFAAVLNASIWWLN
- a CDS encoding tetratricopeptide repeat protein; this translates as MNKFKLSLVVLFLISFKCFACLNGETKTLKNGYLIYIDYKGIVPHGHNFDAGVSSQLLFELDSIYKKTKDIDYLSDKGYVLIVLKKYEEALKLYLSIEKIKPNRYSTASNLGTLYELMGENEKAYDWIKKSIQINSESHEGSEWIHLKILETKIKNLNNVSGEFLIGTSFGTDEIPKSNLSKSELERLSKSIYYQLNERITFLKPKDRIISILLFELANIVKIIEKNKTAIEIYEQAKEYGLDDELINKRLQYCYKFEIDYCEDRNLRLYDANHDLRDKMNGIDRDYVNQIEILLIILSIVLAILIIALAVFYTKWKSLRDYIFLNDSKTDA